One window of the Amycolatopsis mediterranei genome contains the following:
- a CDS encoding MFS transporter — MSPGTRGWVVPLAWTAVLLDGFDLVVLGTVLPVLLRGHIWGLTPATASVVSTVGLAGMMLGGLAIGTVTDVIGRRKALIISVTLFSLCTLLCAFAPSTFVFGLLRFVAGLGLGGCLPTAITLVTEYARQGKAGSATTTVMTGYHVGAVLTALLGIVLITPLGWRAMFVAGALPALVLVPLMLKFLPESETFQQVRAVERSAGHVVAGLFRGGLLRATIAFWVTSFMGLLLVYGLNTWLPEIMRQAGYPLGAALSLLLTLNVGGIAGLLVAGRVADRVGIRPSAIAWFCAGAVFLALLSVKLPAVGLYAAVFLTGCFVFSAQVLVYAYIGRIYPDAIRATGLGWSAGIGRIGAISGPLLGGALLTAGIAYPWGFYAFAGVGALGAAAVAVVRPGHRSPAPDVSPPTTESRAATT, encoded by the coding sequence ATGTCCCCTGGCACCCGCGGCTGGGTCGTGCCACTGGCCTGGACCGCCGTCCTGCTCGACGGGTTCGACCTCGTCGTCCTCGGCACGGTGCTGCCCGTGCTGCTCCGCGGCCACATCTGGGGCCTGACCCCCGCAACGGCGTCGGTCGTGTCGACCGTGGGGCTCGCCGGGATGATGCTGGGCGGGCTGGCGATCGGCACGGTCACCGACGTCATCGGCCGCCGCAAAGCCCTGATCATCTCCGTGACGCTGTTCTCGCTGTGCACGCTGCTGTGCGCCTTCGCGCCGTCGACGTTCGTCTTCGGGCTGCTGCGGTTCGTCGCCGGGCTCGGCCTCGGCGGCTGCCTGCCGACGGCGATCACGCTGGTCACGGAGTACGCCCGCCAGGGCAAGGCCGGCAGCGCGACGACCACGGTGATGACCGGTTACCACGTCGGCGCGGTGCTGACGGCCTTGCTGGGCATCGTGCTGATCACGCCGCTGGGCTGGCGCGCGATGTTCGTCGCCGGCGCGCTGCCCGCGCTGGTCCTGGTTCCGCTGATGCTGAAGTTCCTGCCGGAGTCCGAGACGTTCCAGCAGGTCCGGGCGGTCGAGCGATCGGCAGGGCACGTCGTCGCCGGCCTGTTCCGCGGCGGCCTGTTGCGCGCGACGATCGCGTTCTGGGTCACCTCGTTCATGGGCCTGCTGCTGGTCTACGGGCTGAACACGTGGCTGCCGGAGATCATGCGCCAGGCCGGGTACCCGCTGGGCGCCGCGCTGAGCCTGCTGCTGACGCTGAACGTCGGCGGCATCGCGGGCCTGCTCGTCGCGGGCCGGGTCGCCGACCGCGTCGGCATCCGCCCGTCGGCCATCGCCTGGTTCTGCGCGGGTGCAGTGTTCCTCGCCCTGCTGAGCGTGAAGCTGCCCGCGGTCGGGCTCTACGCGGCGGTGTTCCTGACCGGCTGCTTCGTGTTCAGCGCCCAGGTGCTGGTGTACGCCTACATCGGCCGCATCTACCCGGACGCGATCCGCGCGACCGGTCTCGGCTGGTCGGCGGGCATCGGCCGGATCGGCGCGATCTCGGGCCCGCTGCTCGGCGGCGCGCTGCTGACGGCGGGCATCGCGTACCCATGGGGCTTCTACGCGTTCGCGGGCGTGGGCGCGCTGGGCGCGGCGGCCGTGGCGGTGGTCCGCCCCGGCCACCGCTCCCCGGCACCGGACGTCAGCCCGCCCACCACCGAATCCCGGGCCGCCACGACCTGA
- a CDS encoding adenylosuccinate synthase, with amino-acid sequence MPAIVLIGAQWGDEGKGKATDLMGDRVQWVVRYQGGNNAGHTVVLPNGENFALHLIPSGILTPGVTNVIGNGVVVDPGVLLEELSGLEARDVDTSKLLISADAHLIMPYHVAIDKVTERYLGSRKIGTTGRGIGPCYQDKIARVGVRVQDLLDEKIFRQKVEAALEFKNQVLVKVYNRKALDADQVADEVLAAGEKFAHRIADTRLQLNQALERGETVLLEGSQGTLLDVDHGTYPFVTSSNPTSGGASAGSGIGPGRITTVLGILKAYTTRVGSGPFPTELHDESGEYLRKQGGEFGVTTGRSRRTGWFDAVIARYAVRVNGITDYFLTKLDVLSGLEKVPVCVGYEVDGFRTQDMPMTQTDVHHAIPIYEEHPGWFEDISACRTFEELPANARAYVERLEELSGARISAIGVGPGREQTIVRHEFV; translated from the coding sequence ATGCCGGCCATCGTGCTCATCGGGGCCCAATGGGGAGACGAAGGCAAGGGCAAGGCCACCGACCTGATGGGTGACCGCGTCCAGTGGGTCGTCCGCTACCAGGGTGGCAACAACGCCGGTCACACGGTCGTCCTGCCGAACGGCGAGAACTTCGCCCTGCACCTCATCCCGTCCGGCATCCTGACCCCGGGCGTGACCAACGTCATCGGCAACGGCGTGGTGGTGGACCCCGGCGTGCTGCTGGAAGAGCTCTCCGGCCTCGAAGCGCGGGACGTGGACACGTCCAAGCTGCTGATTTCGGCCGACGCGCACCTGATCATGCCGTACCACGTGGCCATCGACAAAGTCACCGAGCGGTACCTCGGCAGCCGCAAGATCGGCACCACCGGCCGCGGCATCGGGCCGTGCTACCAGGACAAGATCGCCCGCGTCGGCGTCCGCGTGCAGGACCTGCTCGACGAGAAGATCTTCCGCCAGAAGGTCGAAGCCGCACTGGAGTTCAAGAACCAGGTGCTGGTGAAGGTCTACAACCGCAAGGCCCTCGACGCCGACCAGGTCGCCGACGAGGTGCTGGCGGCGGGCGAGAAGTTCGCGCACCGCATCGCCGACACGCGGCTGCAGCTCAACCAGGCCCTCGAGCGCGGCGAAACCGTGCTGCTGGAGGGTTCACAGGGCACCCTGCTCGACGTCGACCACGGCACCTACCCGTTCGTGACGTCGTCGAACCCGACGTCCGGCGGCGCGAGCGCGGGTTCGGGCATCGGGCCGGGCCGCATCACGACGGTGCTCGGCATCCTCAAGGCCTACACCACGCGCGTCGGCTCCGGCCCGTTCCCGACGGAGCTGCACGACGAGTCCGGCGAGTACCTGCGCAAGCAGGGCGGCGAGTTCGGCGTGACGACCGGCCGTTCCCGTCGCACCGGCTGGTTCGACGCGGTGATCGCGCGGTACGCGGTGCGCGTCAACGGCATCACCGACTACTTCCTCACGAAGCTGGACGTGCTGTCCGGCCTGGAGAAGGTGCCGGTGTGCGTCGGCTACGAAGTCGACGGGTTCCGCACGCAGGACATGCCGATGACGCAGACCGACGTGCACCACGCGATCCCGATCTACGAAGAGCACCCGGGCTGGTTCGAGGACATCTCGGCGTGCCGCACGTTCGAGGAGCTCCCGGCGAACGCCCGCGCGTACGTCGAGCGCCTGGAAGAGCTTTCAGGCGCGCGGATTTCCGCGATCGGGGTGGGTCCGGGCCGCGAACAGACGATCGTGCGGCACGAGTTCGTCTGA
- a CDS encoding OsmC family protein: MSLTEVIEGTRKAVDADPHNAAVSFSVGHVLKPGTKTEVEVNVRDHTFTVDEPAALGGTDQAANPVEYALAALGSCQVITYQFWAAKRGIPLDSIKVTVDGDLDLHGLFGFSFNTRPGFGDVRVSVELEGPASRERYEDLKREVDEHCPVLDLFRNETPVSTKLT; the protein is encoded by the coding sequence ATGTCGCTGACCGAAGTCATCGAAGGCACCCGCAAGGCCGTCGACGCCGATCCGCACAACGCCGCCGTCTCCTTCAGCGTCGGCCACGTTCTCAAGCCCGGGACCAAGACCGAGGTCGAAGTCAACGTCCGGGACCACACCTTCACCGTCGACGAACCGGCCGCGCTCGGCGGGACCGACCAGGCGGCCAACCCCGTCGAGTACGCGCTGGCCGCCCTCGGGTCCTGCCAGGTCATCACCTACCAGTTCTGGGCGGCGAAGCGCGGGATCCCGCTCGACTCCATCAAGGTCACCGTCGACGGCGACCTCGACCTGCACGGCTTGTTCGGCTTCTCCTTCAACACCCGGCCCGGTTTCGGGGACGTCCGCGTGTCCGTCGAACTCGAAGGGCCGGCGAGCCGGGAGCGCTACGAAGACCTCAAGCGCGAGGTCGACGAGCACTGCCCGGTGCTCGACCTGTTCCGCAACGAGACGCCGGTCAGCACGAAACTGACCTGA
- a CDS encoding HNH endonuclease family protein, translating to MPTRRAVRHSFTVLAVTAVLSGTLAGVADATPPGIPSATTAKSELTALTVKADGSQTGYSRDKFPHWIDQGNSCNTREVVLKRDGTNVVTDSSCAATSGKWFSPYDGATWTAASDVDIDHVVPLADAWRTGASSWTTAQRQAYANDLTDPQLIAVTDNVNQEKGDKSPDAWKPPLVGYWCTYAKMWVAVKYKFKLTINSAEKTALTDMLNRC from the coding sequence ATGCCAACCAGGCGTGCTGTTCGTCATTCGTTCACTGTGCTGGCCGTCACCGCGGTGCTGTCCGGCACGCTGGCCGGCGTCGCGGACGCGACCCCGCCGGGCATCCCGTCGGCCACCACGGCGAAGTCCGAGCTCACGGCGCTGACCGTCAAGGCCGACGGCTCGCAGACCGGCTACAGCCGCGACAAGTTCCCGCACTGGATCGACCAGGGCAACAGCTGCAACACCCGCGAAGTGGTGCTGAAGCGCGACGGCACGAACGTGGTGACCGACTCCAGTTGCGCCGCGACCTCCGGCAAGTGGTTCAGCCCGTACGACGGCGCAACCTGGACCGCGGCGTCCGATGTGGACATCGACCACGTCGTGCCGCTGGCCGACGCGTGGCGCACCGGCGCGTCGTCGTGGACGACCGCGCAGCGCCAGGCGTATGCGAACGACCTCACCGACCCGCAGCTGATCGCCGTGACGGACAACGTCAACCAGGAGAAGGGCGACAAGTCGCCCGACGCGTGGAAGCCGCCGCTCGTCGGCTACTGGTGCACCTACGCGAAGATGTGGGTCGCGGTGAAGTACAAGTTCAAGCTGACGATCAACTCCGCCGAAAAGACTGCACTGACGGACATGCTCAACCGCTGCTGA
- the ribA gene encoding GTP cyclohydrolase II RibA: MTEVVEHELQDRDGDFRVVVLGGTDQPNPACAAVFGEPRDGCLVRIQSRCLYGEIFGSTNCDCLFQLGKSLEEIKQHSGVLIYLDQEGRGAGLLTKARGYRLCQETGVDTFAAYAAMECKADTRSYGDAVALLKQLGLKEVTLLTNNPGKLEGLELGDIKVRPRPLLIPEPGEHTLAYLVAKRDNQEHMLSIAARLRWRVIRFAGSRWLSPRRAALRKAAAHPVGAVAETGTGGARPNEKQAA, encoded by the coding sequence GTGACCGAGGTCGTGGAGCACGAACTGCAGGATCGGGACGGCGATTTCCGGGTCGTCGTCCTCGGCGGCACCGACCAGCCCAATCCGGCGTGCGCGGCGGTGTTCGGCGAGCCGCGGGACGGATGCCTCGTGCGGATCCAGTCCCGGTGCCTCTACGGCGAGATATTCGGGTCCACCAACTGTGACTGCCTTTTCCAGCTCGGCAAGTCGCTCGAGGAGATCAAACAGCACTCCGGCGTCCTGATCTACCTGGATCAGGAAGGCCGTGGTGCCGGCCTCCTGACGAAGGCGCGGGGATACCGGCTTTGCCAGGAAACCGGCGTGGACACGTTCGCCGCGTACGCAGCGATGGAGTGCAAGGCCGACACCCGGTCTTACGGGGACGCGGTGGCGTTGCTGAAGCAGCTGGGGCTCAAGGAAGTCACGCTGCTCACCAACAACCCCGGGAAGCTGGAAGGCCTCGAACTCGGCGACATCAAGGTGCGGCCCCGGCCGTTGCTCATCCCGGAGCCGGGCGAGCACACGCTCGCCTACCTGGTCGCCAAGCGCGACAACCAGGAGCACATGCTGTCCATCGCCGCCCGGCTGCGGTGGCGGGTCATCCGGTTCGCCGGGTCACGCTGGCTCAGCCCTCGCCGGGCTGCGCTGCGCAAGGCCGCGGCACATCCGGTCGGCGCGGTGGCGGAAACCGGCACCGGTGGCGCCCGGCCGAACGAGAAGCAGGCCGCCTGA
- a CDS encoding TIGR03564 family F420-dependent LLM class oxidoreductase — translation MTIGVALPSGDTDRAANLVDELIAQTRQAAEAGMKSVWFSQLPLSQDAIAIAALAGRDVPGIEVGTSVVPTYPRHPLLVASAAQTAQAATGGRFTLGIGLGSKGFLGHVYGVEYPPPIRHLREYLTVLRQVFAGETAGFDGETVRAHPPGPSTVAGGGGVPIVVAAMGPQALAVTGELADGTLPYLAGPRALSERIVPALPDGKRIIAAVPAVVTDDPDAVRALAAEQMAFYGQIPSYRRILDAEGVDHAAELALIGDEKTVARGIQRYYDAGATDVVLTQTGIRSTEERLRTWAALSAGGS, via the coding sequence ATGACCATCGGAGTCGCGCTGCCGTCCGGGGACACGGACCGGGCGGCGAACCTCGTCGACGAGCTCATCGCCCAGACCCGGCAAGCCGCCGAGGCCGGGATGAAGTCCGTCTGGTTCTCGCAGCTGCCGCTCAGCCAGGACGCCATCGCGATCGCCGCGCTCGCCGGGCGGGATGTGCCCGGGATCGAGGTCGGCACCTCCGTGGTGCCCACCTATCCGCGCCACCCGCTGCTGGTCGCGAGCGCGGCGCAGACCGCCCAGGCGGCCACCGGTGGCCGGTTCACGCTCGGGATCGGACTCGGCTCAAAGGGCTTTCTCGGCCACGTTTACGGCGTCGAATACCCGCCGCCGATCCGGCACCTGCGCGAGTACCTGACCGTCCTGCGGCAGGTCTTCGCCGGGGAAACCGCCGGCTTCGACGGCGAGACCGTCCGGGCCCACCCGCCCGGTCCGTCCACTGTGGCCGGTGGCGGCGGCGTGCCGATCGTCGTCGCCGCCATGGGGCCGCAGGCCCTGGCCGTCACCGGTGAGCTGGCCGACGGCACCCTGCCGTACCTCGCCGGGCCGAGAGCGCTTTCCGAGCGGATCGTGCCGGCCCTTCCCGACGGGAAGCGGATCATCGCCGCCGTGCCCGCGGTCGTCACCGACGATCCCGACGCCGTCCGCGCGCTCGCCGCCGAACAGATGGCCTTCTACGGGCAGATTCCGTCCTACCGCCGGATCCTCGACGCGGAAGGCGTGGACCACGCGGCCGAACTCGCGCTCATCGGTGACGAAAAGACCGTCGCGCGGGGGATCCAGCGCTACTACGACGCCGGCGCCACCGACGTCGTCCTGACCCAGACCGGGATCCGCTCCACCGAGGAGCGCCTGCGGACCTGGGCGGCGCTCAGCGCAGGCGGTTCGTGA
- a CDS encoding carbohydrate kinase family protein: protein MLLADLPVVRRYAREHNVSTEQAIVDVVTRVTADLEPTDRLITDAVLALGVLDDLLAGQPTLRGLYAEDLGDRRNALAQHWEAYHRLLGVTEIPPAPTVRTLRGSVEARALVRLAERCVRGPEAPLLEPAADSREPSNSIVVVGGAVTDVVVVSDKLPGIGAAVQATSFEEHPGGKGLNLAVAAKRFGLRARLCAAIGGDEAARELTRYMQQEGLSTELIRETSGEANPRALMLVTQRGETRYLGWMNKGKVSLSTTEFELPRTKRAIADADAVLITLEPPVETVQWALDTAARQSPKPLVLLQASPPVETPQQLYRHLHGVDYLVGREGELRGLLSYPDRPATVDALAEELLTLGVETVCVVENFGAKIRSRTRSRDIEGPNVPLEDTPGAREAFSAALTFQLLQDGGDLTWDALEWAIQAMTVNLTLEEITNSMPGTEDVERLWRKPDVENP from the coding sequence GTGCTGCTCGCCGACCTGCCTGTCGTGCGCCGGTACGCGCGTGAGCACAACGTGTCCACCGAGCAGGCCATCGTCGACGTCGTCACCCGGGTCACCGCCGATCTCGAACCGACCGACCGGCTGATCACCGACGCGGTGCTCGCCCTCGGCGTGCTCGACGACCTGCTCGCCGGCCAGCCGACGCTGCGCGGGCTGTACGCGGAGGACCTCGGCGATCGACGCAATGCGCTGGCCCAGCACTGGGAGGCGTACCACCGCCTGCTCGGCGTGACCGAGATTCCGCCGGCGCCGACCGTGCGCACCCTGCGCGGCTCGGTCGAGGCACGCGCGCTCGTCCGGCTGGCGGAGCGCTGCGTGCGCGGGCCGGAAGCGCCGCTGCTGGAGCCGGCCGCCGATTCCCGTGAGCCCAGCAACTCGATCGTCGTGGTCGGGGGTGCGGTGACGGACGTGGTCGTGGTCTCCGACAAGCTGCCCGGGATCGGGGCCGCGGTGCAGGCGACCTCGTTCGAGGAGCACCCCGGGGGCAAGGGACTCAACCTCGCGGTCGCAGCCAAGCGGTTCGGCCTCCGCGCGCGGCTGTGCGCCGCCATCGGGGGTGACGAGGCCGCCCGGGAACTCACCCGCTACATGCAGCAAGAAGGTTTGTCGACCGAGCTGATCCGGGAGACGTCGGGCGAGGCGAATCCGCGGGCTTTGATGCTCGTGACACAGCGGGGTGAGACGCGATACCTGGGCTGGATGAACAAAGGCAAGGTCTCGCTGTCCACCACGGAATTCGAACTACCGCGCACGAAACGAGCAATAGCCGACGCCGATGCGGTGTTGATCACCTTGGAACCCCCGGTGGAAACGGTGCAGTGGGCGCTCGACACGGCCGCCAGGCAATCGCCGAAACCGTTGGTCCTGTTGCAGGCTTCGCCACCCGTGGAAACGCCGCAACAGCTTTACCGGCATCTTCACGGCGTCGATTACCTCGTCGGCCGTGAAGGCGAACTGCGCGGGCTGCTGTCCTATCCGGACCGCCCCGCCACGGTCGACGCGCTGGCTGAGGAACTGCTCACCCTCGGCGTGGAGACGGTCTGCGTGGTCGAGAACTTCGGCGCCAAAATCCGGTCCCGGACGCGGTCCAGGGACATCGAAGGCCCGAACGTCCCGCTCGAAGACACTCCCGGGGCCCGGGAAGCCTTTTCCGCGGCTCTGACTTTCCAGCTCCTCCAGGACGGCGGGGACCTGACCTGGGACGCCCTCGAATGGGCGATCCAGGCCATGACCGTCAACCTCACGCTCGAGGAGATCACCAACTCCATGCCCGGCACCGAAGACGTGGAACGGCTGTGGAGGAAACCTGACGTGGAGAACCCGTGA
- a CDS encoding cation:proton antiporter: MEILTLMGVLAGSLALTAVARRWNLSAPLLVVVVALGVALIPGVPRLELEPELILTVVLPPLLYSTSLESSLTHFKTNLRPIISLGVVLVAVTAVVVALVVHLLLPDVPFASALVLGAVVAPPDAVTAVAIGRKLGLPRRVMAVLTGESLVNDAAALTLYKVALAAVAGVAGSAGHGFAVFGVATVLGIAVGLAIGGIVVLIRRLLDDPLLESAFGIIVPFGAYVTAEHLHPFGDDFSGSGVLAVVAAGLYLGHRSLYASPATRMQDSSVWASIDVLLEALVFALMGLQLPVVLDGAHHAARDDGTLALVAAAVLAVTVLVRIPAVFVSAYLPRAMRLFGRGRTAPSWRVLAVVSWTGMRGVVTLAAAAGVPAQTPGRAEIQLFAFTVAIGTVLLQGLTLPPLIRALKVEDPAETTRDEAEELAAREVAKKAAHERLREIGHERLASLNLPPERVAALKERLERLIDMRYRFAKAAITLSGEEQSGSPQAQFAKARRELLITQRKAMIEENRAGRLDDDVLRKVLRELDLEELSVSTTLTNRLR; this comes from the coding sequence GTGGAGATTTTGACGCTGATGGGCGTGCTCGCCGGTTCGCTGGCCCTGACCGCGGTCGCCCGGCGCTGGAACCTGTCCGCGCCGCTGCTGGTGGTGGTCGTCGCGCTCGGCGTCGCGCTGATCCCCGGCGTGCCGCGGCTGGAACTCGAGCCGGAGCTGATCCTCACCGTCGTGCTGCCGCCACTGCTCTACTCGACGTCGCTCGAGAGCTCGCTGACGCACTTCAAGACCAACCTGCGGCCGATCATCTCGCTCGGCGTGGTGCTGGTGGCCGTGACCGCGGTGGTCGTCGCCCTCGTCGTGCACCTGCTGCTGCCGGACGTGCCGTTCGCGTCGGCACTGGTCCTCGGCGCGGTCGTGGCGCCCCCGGACGCCGTGACGGCGGTGGCGATCGGGCGCAAGCTCGGCCTGCCCCGGCGGGTGATGGCCGTGCTGACCGGGGAAAGCCTGGTGAACGACGCCGCCGCGCTGACGCTGTACAAGGTCGCGCTCGCCGCGGTCGCGGGCGTGGCGGGGTCGGCCGGGCACGGGTTCGCGGTGTTCGGGGTGGCGACCGTGCTGGGCATCGCGGTGGGCCTGGCGATCGGCGGCATCGTCGTGCTGATCCGGCGGCTGCTCGACGACCCGCTGCTGGAGTCGGCGTTCGGGATCATCGTGCCGTTCGGCGCGTACGTCACCGCCGAGCACCTGCACCCCTTCGGCGACGACTTCAGCGGGTCCGGCGTGCTCGCCGTCGTCGCGGCCGGCCTCTACCTGGGCCACCGCTCGCTGTACGCGTCACCGGCGACCCGCATGCAGGACAGCTCCGTGTGGGCCTCGATCGACGTCCTGCTGGAAGCGCTGGTGTTCGCGCTGATGGGGCTGCAGCTGCCGGTCGTCCTGGACGGCGCCCACCACGCGGCCCGCGACGACGGCACGCTCGCGCTGGTCGCGGCGGCCGTGCTGGCGGTGACGGTGCTGGTCCGGATTCCCGCGGTGTTCGTCTCCGCGTACCTGCCCCGGGCGATGCGGCTGTTCGGGCGCGGCCGAACGGCACCGTCGTGGCGGGTGCTGGCGGTGGTCTCGTGGACCGGCATGCGCGGCGTGGTGACCCTCGCCGCGGCGGCCGGCGTCCCGGCGCAAACCCCGGGACGCGCGGAGATCCAGCTGTTCGCGTTCACCGTGGCCATCGGCACGGTGCTGCTGCAGGGGCTGACGCTGCCGCCGCTGATCCGGGCCCTGAAGGTCGAGGACCCGGCCGAAACCACCCGCGACGAAGCCGAAGAGCTGGCCGCGCGCGAAGTGGCGAAGAAGGCGGCGCACGAACGCCTGCGCGAGATCGGCCACGAGCGGCTGGCGTCCCTGAACCTGCCCCCGGAGCGCGTCGCCGCGCTGAAGGAGCGCCTGGAACGGCTGATCGACATGCGCTACCGGTTCGCCAAGGCGGCGATCACGCTGTCCGGCGAGGAGCAATCCGGCAGCCCTCAGGCGCAGTTCGCGAAGGCCCGGCGCGAACTGCTGATCACCCAGCGCAAGGCGATGATCGAGGAGAACCGCGCGGGCCGCCTCGACGACGACGTGCTGCGAAAGGTGCTGCGCGAGCTGGATCTGGAGGAGCTGTCGGTATCGACGACCCTCACGAACCGCCTGCGCTGA